From the Comamonas sp. lk genome, the window TGCGCCCGGTGCTGGGCGACTGTCTGCAGCACGGCATTCGCATCGTCAGCAACTTCGGCGCCGCCAATCCTGCCGGTGCGGCGCGTGCCATTGCCCGCCTGGCGCAAGAGCTGGACCTGAGAGCGCCGCGCATTGCCGTGGTCCATGGCGACGATTTGAGCGCCCCCGATCAGCGCCCGCTGCTGCAGAATGCGCTGGCCGAGCGCATGCCCAGCCAGCCCCTGGTCAGCGCCAATGCCTATATCGGCGCACGTCCGATTGCCGATGCGCTGCAGGCCGGAGCCGATATCGTGGTCTGCGGCCGCGTGGCCGACCCTTCCCTGGTCGTAGGCCCGGCCATGGCCCATTTTGGCTGGGCCTGGGATGACTGGAACCGCCTAGCCCGCGCCACCATGGCCGGCCATTTGCTGGAATGCGGCACCCAAGTCAGCGGCGGCTATTTTGCCGATCCGGGCTACAAAGATGTGCCCGACATGGACCAGTTGGGCTACCCGATTGCCGAGATCGATGCCGACGGCCACTGCAGCATTTTCAAGCCCCAGGGCACGGGTGGCTGCATCAGCACGGCCACTGTCAAGGAGCAGTTGCTCTACGAAATTCACGATCCGGCCCAGTACTTCACGCCCGATGTCATCGCCGATATCACGCAGGCCGAAGTCATTGCCCTGGCACCTGACCGCGTGCGCCTGCAAGGCGTGATCGGCCACCCCCGGCCGGCCACGCTCAAGGTCAATGTCTGCTATGCCACGGGCTGGTTTGCCGAAGGCGAGATCTCCTATGCCGGTCCGCGCTCCGCCGAGCGCGCTCGCCTAGCCGGGCAGACCATTGCCCGGCGCCTTGCGGGCATCGCACCGCTGCGCACCGACTTGATTGGCGTGACCAGCGTCTGGGGCAACGATGGCAGCGACTGGCTTGATCACGCCGATCTCAGCCAGGCCTCGACCGACGTGCGCCTGCGCATGGCCTGGCAGCATGAGGAGCACGCCACGGCTGCCAGACTACCGCGCGAAATCAATGCCCTGTATTGCTGCGGCCCGGCCGGCGGCGGCGGCGTGCGCACCCATATGCGCCAGCGCCTGGGCCTGACCTCCTGCCTGGTAGCGCAGGAACAGATACGCACCGGATTCCAATGGGCCGAGCCACAGCATGCCCAGAACACCAAGGAGGCTCGCCATGTCTGAGGCCAGCAACACCCTCTCCATTCCGCTGTACCGCCTGGCCCATGGCCGTACCGGCGACAAAGGCAACCGCTCCAACATCAGCGTCATCGCCTGGCACCCGGCGTTCTGGGAGCTGATCTGCGAGCAGGTCAGCGAGGATGCCGTGCGCGCTCTGTTTGCCGACCGCCGCCCCAG encodes:
- a CDS encoding acyclic terpene utilization AtuA family protein, translated to MTSPTPYPTPLLIGCAAGFSGDRVDAAGPVVQELIRQAKPAVLIFETLAERTLALAQLARQSNPDAGFEPLMLDFLRPVLGDCLQHGIRIVSNFGAANPAGAARAIARLAQELDLRAPRIAVVHGDDLSAPDQRPLLQNALAERMPSQPLVSANAYIGARPIADALQAGADIVVCGRVADPSLVVGPAMAHFGWAWDDWNRLARATMAGHLLECGTQVSGGYFADPGYKDVPDMDQLGYPIAEIDADGHCSIFKPQGTGGCISTATVKEQLLYEIHDPAQYFTPDVIADITQAEVIALAPDRVRLQGVIGHPRPATLKVNVCYATGWFAEGEISYAGPRSAERARLAGQTIARRLAGIAPLRTDLIGVTSVWGNDGSDWLDHADLSQASTDVRLRMAWQHEEHATAARLPREINALYCCGPAGGGGVRTHMRQRLGLTSCLVAQEQIRTGFQWAEPQHAQNTKEARHV